TGGGCGCCCGTCCCACTCACCGGGTACTGCTCGATCACCGAGTTCGAGTTCGACCACGAGACGGATGCGGTGCGGGTCGTTCGCGAGAACGATACCGGCCACTGTTGACTCCCTCCGACGATCGACCGATCCCCGGCCCGTATTTACCGCTCGGTCCCGAACCGACGAGCGACTCCCGGATGACACGGACGATCCTGATCGCGGGCACGGCCAGCCACGCCGGCAAGAGCACCGTCGCCGCGGGGCTCTGCCGGTACCTCGCGGATCGGGGCGTCGACGCGGTGCCGTTCAAGGCCCAGAACATGAGCAACAACGCCCGCGCGGTGCCGAAAGCGGAGGCCGTCACCGACGACGGCGAAGCCGACGCTGCGGCGTTCGGCGAGATCGGCGTCTCCCAGTACGTCCAGGCCCGCGCCGCCCGCGTCCCGTCCACCACGGACCACAACCCTGTCCTGCTCAAACCCCGCGGCGACGGCGAGTCCCAGCTCGTCCTCGACGGCGAGGCGGTCGCCCACTACGAGGCCGGCGAGTACTACGACGACCACTGGGAGCGCGCCCGCGAGACGGCCCGCCGCGCCCACGAGCGACTCGCCGCCGACCACGAGGTCGTCGTCGCCGAAGGTGCGGGGTCGATCGCAGAGCCGAACCTGCGCGACCGGGACCTGGCAAATATCGAGACCGCGCGCTTCGCCGACGCCGCGGTCCTCCTCGCGGCCGACATCGAGCGCGGGGGCGCGTTCGCCAGCCTCGTCGGCACGGTGGAACTGCTCCCCGACGACGTGCGCGAGCGGGTCGCCGGCGCCGTCCTGACGAAGTTCCGCGGCGACGAATCGCTGCTCGACCCCGCCATCGAGGAAGTCGAGGAGCGAACTGGTGTCCCCATTTTGGGCGTGATCCCCCACGACGACCCCGGGTTGCCCGCCGAGGACAGCGTCGACCTCCCCGCGGAGGGTGAGCGAGCGATCCGCGGAACCGACGACGGCGTCCCCGACGACCGGGCGGTCGCCGTCGCCGTCCCACGAGTGCCCCGGATCTCGAACTTCACCGATCTGGAACCGCTGGCCCGCGAACCCGGGGTTCGGGTGGTCTACCTGCCGCTCGACGCCGCCCTCGACGACCCCGGGGCCGTCGGCGCCGGTACCGGTCGCGGGGCCGACGCCGTCGTGTTGCCGGGCACCAAGAACACCGTCGACGACCTCCGGGCGCTGCGGGCGGCGGGCTTTCCCGAGCGACTCCGCGCGTTCGACGGGCCGGTCGTGGGCCTCTGTGGCGGCTACCAGATGCTCGGCGAGCGCATCACGTCCGCCGGCGTCGAGAGCACCGACGACATCGATTCCCTCGAAGGTATCGGCCTCCTCCCGGTCGAGACGCGCTTCTCGACGGACAAACGGGTCGAGCGAGCGACCCGTCGTATCGACGGCGTCGGTCCGCTCGCGGGCGCCGCGGGCGAGGTCTCGGGCTACGAGATCCACATGGGCGAGACGCGCGTGCTCGACCGGGGAGGCGACACCGGCGCCGCGGTCGACCGGCCGTTCCCCGACGCCGGGGCGGGCGCGGCGACCGACCGAGTGCTGGGGACGTATCTACACGGACTGTTCGAGAACGAGACCGCTCGCGACGCGTTCGTGGAGCGTGTCTTTTCCCACGTAGGTATCGAACGGTCCGACGGCGGTTCGGCGGCGGGGTCGCCGTACGACAGGGCGGCCGACCTCGTCGCGGGGCTGGGACGGGACACGCTGGCCGAGGGCCTCGGCCTGGGCGCGCTCGCCGACGAGGCGGGCCGGTAGACTGACCGGTCCGGCGGCCGTGGATCGGGTATGTCGCTCCCCTCCGTCGACGACGCCCGCGCGTGGATCGATGCCCGCTCGGCGCGCGGACTCGCGCTCCGGGTGGCCGTAGCGGTCGCCGTCCTCGCGCTGGCGGGTGGCCTGGCCTTCTACGCCTACTTCGGTGTCTTCGCCCACCACGCTCCCGAGGAGGTCCGGGAGTCGGTCCGCGCGGACGGGAACGTGACGGTGACCGAGGAGTACGGCGGGTTCGTCGTCTCGGACGCCGACCCCGGCGTCGAGCGCATCGGCGTGGTGTTGTACCCGGGCGGTCGGGTGGCGCCCGACGCGTACCTCCCGACGGCCGCGCGGATCGCGACGCGGGCGAACGTCACCGTCGTCGTCCCGAAGATGCGGGCGAACCTCGCGGTGTTGTCGATCGGGCGGGCCGACGCGGTCCTCGCGGGCGAACGGAACGTCTCGCGATGGGTCGTCGGCGGACACTCCCTCGGTGGGGCGATGGCGTGTCGGTACGCCGGGTCCAATCCCGAGGCCGTCGACGGTCTGCTGCTCGTCGGCGCGTACTGCGACCAGCCGGTCCGCGGGATGCCCGCCCTGGCGGTTCTCGGGACGCGCGATGCGGTGCTCGACCGCGAGCAGTTCGCCGACAGCCGGGCGAACCTGCCGGCCGACGCCGCCGTCGAGCGCATCGAGGGGATGAACCACTCCCAGGCGGGGCACTACACCGGCCAATCCGGCGACCGTCCGGCGCGGATCGAGACCGACGCGGCCCACCGTCGGCTCGCGGGGGTCGTCGCCGACTGGCTCTGCGCCGGGCTCGACCACTGCGCGGCCGACGCCTCGCCGGACGACGGGACGGCCGCGCTCGCGCGGCCACCGTCGACCTGACACCGCCTCCCGAACCACCGAGTGCGCCGGACTGTTCCCGTGTGGGTCTACCGCTCGACGGCACCGTCGCTCGGCGGTCCGCTACCGGTCGCGCGCGAGCGCGCCGACGGCCCCACAGGGGAGGGCGACAGTCGGGCCACGGCCGTATCGCCGACGGGCTCGGACATTTCGAAATACGTTCGATCGGTTAATCGGTGGGAAACAACCCGATCGTTTCTAAATCTGTCGAAGCCATGCAGTATTTGCGAACTCGATCGGAACAGAATTACGGACGTGCTATTTTCGGAGGAGTATGAGTGTGCATCGGATACGTGGCAACTCGCGCCGGGGGCTGGTGTCGGCGACGCTCGGCTTCTTCGTTGGGTTCGCCGGCGTCGTGTTGTACGGGCCGGTCGCGACGGAGTTCGAGTCGGCGATGGGGCTGTCCGGGCTGGCGCTCGGGTTGCTGGTCGGTGCGCCCCAGCTGACGGGGTCGCTGCTGCGGATCCCCTTCGGCGCGTGGGTCGACGAGGTCGGCCCGCGCAAGCCGTTTCTGGTCCTCCTGACGCTCTCGATCGCCGGGATGGCCGGGCTGTCGGCGCTGCTGGTGACGGCCTATCCCGACGGGCTGACGATGGAGCTGTACCCGCTGGTCTTCCTGTGTGGCGCCCTGAGCGGCTGCGGGATCGCCACCTTCTCCGTGGGCACCACCCAGACCTCCTACTGGTACCCGAAGGACCGCCAGGGGACGGTGCTGGCGGTGTACGCGGGGCTGGGCAACAGCTCGCCGGGGCTGTTCACGCTCCTCGTCCCGATCGCGCTGTCGGCGCTCGGGCTGACGACGTCCTATCTCGTCTGGTTCGCGTTCCTGGTGGTCGGGACGGTCGCCTACGCCGCGCTGGCGGTCGACCCGCCCTCGTTTCAGCTGCGCGAACAGGGGCTCGATACCGGCGAGGCGCGTCAGCGGGCCGAAGCGTACGGCCAGGAGCTGTTCCCGGGCGGGGACGCCTTCGCGTCGGTCCGCGAGGCCGCGGCGATCCCGCGGACCTGGGGGCTGGTCGCGCTGTTTTTCACTTCCTTCGGTGGCTTCCTGGCGCTGACGGTGTGGTTGCCCTCCTACTGGACGGCGATCCACGGGATGGGCGTTCAGGGGGCGGGGGCGCTGACGGCCATCGCGTTTACCTTACCGGCGGCGATCCTGCGGGTTCCGGGAGGGTACCTCAGCGACCGCATCGGCGGGGAGGTGACGGCGGTCGGGAGCTTCGTCGTCGTCGGCATCGCGGCGCTGGGACTCGTCGTCACGCGGACCTACGGGACCGCGCTCGGGGCGACGGTCTGTCTGGCCGTCGGGATCGGCGTCGCCAACGCCGCCGTCTTCCAGCTCGTCCCGAAGTACGTGCCCGAAGCCGTCGGCGGCGCGTCGGGACTGGTCGGCGGCCTCGGCGCGTTCGGCGGGTTCGTCGTCCCGCCGCTGTTGGGGCTGTTCGTCGACAGCTTCGGCGAGTCGGGCTACGCAAGCGGGTTCGTCGTCTTCGTCGCACTCGCGCTCGTCTCGGTCGCGCTCTCCGAGCGGCTCTACCGCACCCGCGCGAGCGTCGGGGTCGACGCCGCGGCCGCCGGGGAGTGACCGCCGGTCTCGGCGACCGAGTCGGCGTCACTCGCCGGTCACCCGTCCCGAGTCACTCGACGACGAGTTCGACCGTATCGGTCGTCGTCTGACCGGTGTTGTCGGTCGCGGTCAGCTCGACGGTGTAAGTGCCCGCCGAGTCGTAGGCGTGGGACGCCCACCAGCCTTCGGCGCTCGTATCGTCGCCGAAGTCCCAGGCGAGCGCGTCGACCCAGCGCTCGTCGCCGGCGGTGTCGCGGGCCTCGAACTCGACGGTCTCGTCGACGGCCGGTCCGGTCGTGCTCGGGTCGGCTTTCGCGACTTTCTCGGTCGGCTCGGTGACGGTGATCGCCAGCCCGTGGGTCGTCGACTCGCCGGCGTCGTTCGTCGCGGTGAGCGCGACCTCGTACTGGCCGGGGCCGTCGTACTGGGCGTCGACCCACCAGCCCTCGCCGGTGGTGCCGTTCCCGAGGTCCCACTCCAGCGTCGAGACGTGGCGGTCGTCGCCCGAGGTGTCGCGGGCCTCGAAGTGGACCCAGTCGCC
The window above is part of the Halosimplex rubrum genome. Proteins encoded here:
- a CDS encoding MFS transporter — encoded protein: MSVHRIRGNSRRGLVSATLGFFVGFAGVVLYGPVATEFESAMGLSGLALGLLVGAPQLTGSLLRIPFGAWVDEVGPRKPFLVLLTLSIAGMAGLSALLVTAYPDGLTMELYPLVFLCGALSGCGIATFSVGTTQTSYWYPKDRQGTVLAVYAGLGNSSPGLFTLLVPIALSALGLTTSYLVWFAFLVVGTVAYAALAVDPPSFQLREQGLDTGEARQRAEAYGQELFPGGDAFASVREAAAIPRTWGLVALFFTSFGGFLALTVWLPSYWTAIHGMGVQGAGALTAIAFTLPAAILRVPGGYLSDRIGGEVTAVGSFVVVGIAALGLVVTRTYGTALGATVCLAVGIGVANAAVFQLVPKYVPEAVGGASGLVGGLGAFGGFVVPPLLGLFVDSFGESGYASGFVVFVALALVSVALSERLYRTRASVGVDAAAAGE
- a CDS encoding cobyric acid synthase, with product MTRTILIAGTASHAGKSTVAAGLCRYLADRGVDAVPFKAQNMSNNARAVPKAEAVTDDGEADAAAFGEIGVSQYVQARAARVPSTTDHNPVLLKPRGDGESQLVLDGEAVAHYEAGEYYDDHWERARETARRAHERLAADHEVVVAEGAGSIAEPNLRDRDLANIETARFADAAVLLAADIERGGAFASLVGTVELLPDDVRERVAGAVLTKFRGDESLLDPAIEEVEERTGVPILGVIPHDDPGLPAEDSVDLPAEGERAIRGTDDGVPDDRAVAVAVPRVPRISNFTDLEPLAREPGVRVVYLPLDAALDDPGAVGAGTGRGADAVVLPGTKNTVDDLRALRAAGFPERLRAFDGPVVGLCGGYQMLGERITSAGVESTDDIDSLEGIGLLPVETRFSTDKRVERATRRIDGVGPLAGAAGEVSGYEIHMGETRVLDRGGDTGAAVDRPFPDAGAGAATDRVLGTYLHGLFENETARDAFVERVFSHVGIERSDGGSAAGSPYDRAADLVAGLGRDTLAEGLGLGALADEAGR
- a CDS encoding histidine phosphatase family protein, with the translated sequence MTTIVTVRHGETTWNREGRLQGWAPVPLTGYCSITEFEFDHETDAVRVVRENDTGHC
- a CDS encoding alpha/beta hydrolase, which translates into the protein MSLPSVDDARAWIDARSARGLALRVAVAVAVLALAGGLAFYAYFGVFAHHAPEEVRESVRADGNVTVTEEYGGFVVSDADPGVERIGVVLYPGGRVAPDAYLPTAARIATRANVTVVVPKMRANLAVLSIGRADAVLAGERNVSRWVVGGHSLGGAMACRYAGSNPEAVDGLLLVGAYCDQPVRGMPALAVLGTRDAVLDREQFADSRANLPADAAVERIEGMNHSQAGHYTGQSGDRPARIETDAAHRRLAGVVADWLCAGLDHCAADASPDDGTAALARPPST